The Camelina sativa cultivar DH55 chromosome 14, Cs, whole genome shotgun sequence genome includes a window with the following:
- the LOC104742224 gene encoding uncharacterized protein LOC104742224, protein MHAKTDSEVTSIAASSPARSPRRPVYYVQSPSRDSHDGEKTATSFHSTPVLSPMGSPPHSQSSMGRHSRESSSSRFSGSLKPGSRKVNPNDGSKRKGHGGEKQWKECAVIEEEGLLDDGDRDGGVPRRCYVLAFIVGFFILFGLFSLILYGAAKPQKPKITVKSITFETLKVQAGQDAGGVGTDMITMNATLRMLYKNTGTFFGVHVTSTPIDLSFSQIKIGSGSIKKFYQSRNSHSTVVVHVTGEKIPLYGSGSTLLPPAPPAPLPKPKKKKGAPVVIPDPPAPPAPVPMTLSFIVRSRAYVLGKLVQPKFYKKIECDINFEHKNLNKHIAITKNCTVTTV, encoded by the exons atgcacgCCAAAACTGATTCCGAGGTAACAAGCATCGCAGCTTCATCACCAGCCAGATCTCCACGTAGACCAGTCTACTATGTCCAATCACCGTCACGCGACTCTCACGACGGAGAAAAAACCGCGACTTCGTTTCACTCAACTCCGGTGCTTAGTCCGATGGGATCTCCGCCGCATTCTCAATCATCTATGGGTCGTCACTCTCGCGAATCGTCTTCTAGCCGATTCTCAGGCTCTTTAAAGCCCGGATCTAGAAAAGTCAACCCTAACGACGGCTCTAAACGGAAAGGTCACGGCGGAGAGAAGCAGTGGAAAGAGTGTGCtgtgattgaagaagaaggtttgtTAGATGATGGTGATAGAGACGGTGGTGTTCCTCGTCGCTGCTATGTTTTGGCTTTCATCGTTggcttcttcattctctttggTCTCTTCTCTTTGATTCTTTACGGTGCTGCTAAACCTCAGAAACCTAAGATCACTGTCAAG AGTATAACGTTTGAGACGCTTAAGGTCCAAGCTGGTCAAGATGCTGGTGGGGTAGGAACTGATATGATCACGATGAACGCTACTCTGAGAATGTTGTATAAAAACACTGGAACATTCTTTGGTGTTCATGTTACTTCAACTCCTATTGATCTTAGCTTCTCTCAAATCAAAATCGGTTCTGGATCC ATCAAGAAATTTTATCAGTCAAGGAATAGTCACAGTACAGTGGTGGTGCATGTGACAGGAGAGAAGATTCCATTATATGGAAGTGGTTCGACTTTACTTCCACCGGCGCCTCCAGCTCCACTAcccaaaccaaagaagaagaaaggagctCCTGTTGTTATTCCTGACCCGCCAGCACCACCAGCACCGGTGCCAATGACGCTCAGTTTCATTGTTCGGTCACGGGCTTACGTGTTGGGGAAGTTAGTGCAGCCAAAGTTCTACAAGAAGATAGAGTGTGACATCAACTTCGAACACAAGAATCTTAACAAGCATATAGCCATCACCAAGAATTGCACCGTCACTACAGTTTGA
- the LOC104742225 gene encoding probable BOI-related E3 ubiquitin-protein ligase 2 — MALPHHLDPHLQDSKNFRDFCGIDDQISPELGFDSSANLHDQSQHPPYIPPFHVAGFAPGPVVQIDGSDGGGGGNGADFEWNYGLGLEPRRERVIKEQDFLENNSQISSIDFWQARSVSTGLGLSLDNARVASSDGSALLSLVGDDIDRELQRQDADIDRFLKIQGDQLRHAILDKIQRGQHKTVSLMEERVVQKLREKDEELEIINRKNKELEVRMEQLTMEAEAWQQRAKYNENMIAALNYNLERAQGRPRDSIEGCGDSEVDDTASCFNGRNNNNNNNTKTMMMCRFCGVREVCMLLLPCKHMCLCKECERKLSSCPLCQSSKFLGMEVYM, encoded by the exons ATGGCTCTTCCTCACCATTTAGATCCACACCTTCAAGATTCCAAGAATTTCAG GGACTTTTGCGGAATTGACGACCAGATTTCGCCGGAATTAGGGTTTGACAGCTCTGCAAACCTCCATGATCAATCTCAGCATCCTCCATATATTCCTCCAT TTCATGTTGCTGGTTTTGCACCTGGACCGGTTGTGCAAATTGATGGTtctgatggtggtggtggtggtaatggAGCTGACTTTGAGTGGAACTATGGTCTTGGTCTTGAGCCAAGACGTGAGAGGGTAATTAAGGAACAGGATTTTTTGGAGAACAATTCTCAGATATCTTCGATTGATTTTTGGCAAGCTCGGTCTGTATCAACCGGATTGGGTCTTTCCCTTGACAATGCTCGTGTTGCTTCTTCTGATGGCTCTGCTTTGTTGTCCCTTGTTGGAGACGATATTGATCGGGAGTTACAGAGGCAGGACGCAGATATCGATAGGTTTCTCAAGATTCAG GGGGATCAGTTACGGCATGCTATACTCGACAAGATCCAGAGGGGTCAACATAAAACGGTGTCACTCATGGAGGAAAGAGTTGTCCAGAAACTCCGTGAGAAAGACGAGGAACTAGAGATAATAAACCGAAAGAACAAGGAACTCGAGGTGCGAATGGAGCAGCTGACAATGGAAGCCGAGGCATGGCAACAACGTGCAAAGTACAACGAGAACATGATCGCTGCCCTCAACTACAATCTTGAGAGAGCTCAAGGTCGGCCAAGAGACAGCATTGAAGGATGCGGAGACAGCGAAGTGGATGACACAGCTTCTTGCTTCAAtggaagaaacaacaacaacaacaataacacaaagacgatgatgatgtGCAGGTTTTGTGGAGTAAGAGAGGTGTGTATGTTGTTGCTGCCATGTAAGCATATGTGTCTGTGTAAGGAGTGTGAGAGGAAGCTTAGCTCTTGTCCGTTATGTCAGTCCTCCAAGTTTCTAGGTATGGAAGTATACAtgtga